One region of Natronobacterium texcoconense genomic DNA includes:
- a CDS encoding tripartite tricarboxylate transporter TctB family protein has protein sequence MPDTNLPRAFRGGIDALADGARALSRTLGDAGEVVFRERPTMEHVLLLFFLVAGAYMYHGANEFSSDAATFPRLTAGTTVVFSALLLARNYLPAPVRSIVAEPMQVLGEDDADRSSEERADDVEIDDAADSSGDATTETSSATYTYEIDDPRGPAVTSALCVVYVALTFTIGMLYATPIFVALYALWARMRWYETLALAGVSFGIAYAFFLVVSPEIAVGWYTGWRFPVPVLPELPISLAAVPDAVISA, from the coding sequence ATGCCAGACACGAACCTTCCACGCGCCTTCCGGGGCGGCATCGACGCACTCGCCGACGGAGCCCGTGCTCTCTCGCGGACGCTCGGCGACGCGGGCGAGGTCGTCTTCCGCGAGCGACCGACGATGGAACACGTCCTGTTGCTGTTTTTCCTCGTCGCGGGCGCGTACATGTACCACGGCGCGAACGAGTTCAGTTCGGACGCAGCGACGTTCCCGCGACTGACTGCGGGCACGACGGTCGTCTTCTCCGCGCTGTTGCTCGCGCGCAACTACCTCCCGGCTCCGGTTCGATCGATCGTCGCCGAACCGATGCAGGTGCTCGGCGAGGACGACGCCGACCGCTCGAGCGAAGAGCGAGCGGACGACGTCGAAATCGACGACGCAGCCGACTCGAGCGGCGACGCGACGACCGAGACGTCGTCCGCGACCTACACCTACGAGATCGACGATCCACGAGGGCCGGCCGTCACCAGCGCCCTCTGTGTGGTGTACGTCGCGCTCACGTTCACGATCGGAATGCTGTACGCGACGCCGATCTTCGTCGCGCTCTACGCGCTGTGGGCGCGGATGCGGTGGTACGAGACGCTCGCACTGGCCGGAGTGAGCTTCGGGATCGCCTACGCGTTCTTCCTCGTCGTTTCCCCCGAAATCGCGGTCGGCTGGTACACTGGGTGGCGGTTCCCGGTGCCCGTCCTGCCGGAACTACCGATTTCACTGGCGGCCGTCCCTGACGCGGTGATCAGTGCGTGA
- a CDS encoding Bug family tripartite tricarboxylate transporter substrate binding protein produces the protein MDRRDVLKGMGATAGISLAGLAGCLDDGETGGAGGDAGDDFPTDSVTWMIPWSEGGGTDAYARQLAPLAEAELGQSIEIDNRPGAASLRGVEWLHGQDGDGYTFGTANTPSWQFAWRLEDTDWEPTDFEPIAISGIFGYTIIVNDEHDIDDYADLRDAYQNGDLENFAHQGVGHDSHAISHLLRDDYGLEWENAVSYDGGGEVNEAVLSDEVPAGIATNTSAADIVDGNDVSAVVNLADTEFDAFPEIDQITDYGDSLAYISEFRLTQIAPPGTPEDVRQELADAIEYAATHEETEEWQDETGNIVEFRGLDEAEADLDGAVDALEDNVDFEAFQQQIEEEDE, from the coding sequence ATGGATCGACGAGACGTGCTGAAGGGAATGGGTGCAACGGCTGGAATTTCGCTCGCTGGACTCGCTGGCTGCCTCGACGACGGAGAGACGGGCGGGGCCGGTGGTGACGCTGGCGACGACTTCCCGACCGACTCGGTAACGTGGATGATTCCGTGGTCGGAAGGTGGCGGAACGGATGCGTACGCACGCCAGCTCGCCCCGCTCGCGGAAGCGGAACTCGGCCAGTCTATCGAGATCGACAACCGTCCGGGTGCAGCCAGTCTCCGTGGCGTCGAGTGGCTCCACGGCCAGGACGGTGACGGCTACACGTTTGGGACCGCCAACACTCCGAGCTGGCAGTTCGCGTGGCGACTCGAGGACACCGACTGGGAGCCGACTGACTTCGAACCGATCGCCATCTCCGGGATCTTCGGCTACACGATCATCGTCAACGACGAGCACGACATCGACGACTACGCGGACCTGCGTGACGCCTACCAGAACGGCGACCTCGAGAACTTCGCTCACCAGGGCGTCGGCCACGACAGCCACGCCATCTCGCACCTGCTTCGCGACGACTACGGACTCGAATGGGAGAACGCGGTCTCCTACGACGGCGGTGGCGAGGTCAACGAGGCGGTTCTCTCCGACGAGGTGCCGGCCGGCATCGCGACGAACACCTCCGCGGCCGACATCGTCGACGGTAACGACGTCAGCGCGGTCGTGAACCTCGCCGACACCGAGTTCGACGCGTTCCCCGAAATCGACCAGATCACCGACTACGGCGACAGTCTGGCCTACATCTCCGAGTTCCGACTGACTCAGATCGCGCCGCCGGGAACGCCCGAGGACGTCCGCCAGGAACTCGCGGACGCCATCGAGTACGCTGCTACCCACGAGGAAACCGAGGAGTGGCAGGACGAGACCGGCAACATCGTCGAGTTCCGCGGCCTCGACGAGGCCGAAGCCGACCTCGATGGTGCAGTCGACGCCCTCGAGGACAACGTCGACTTCGAGGCGTTCCAGCAGCAGATCGAGGAAGAGGACGAATAA